One Mesorhizobium loti genomic window carries:
- a CDS encoding GntR family transcriptional regulator: MIGRQEADSIERRSGVSLWRQIADRILQAIATGDFAENAALPPEVVLAERYGVNRHTVRSAISALVQEGVLRAEQGRGTFVLSRKRLSYPIGARTRFSTGLQGQTSERHIVLLASSVEPASPRVAEGLGLTRGTEVIRLETRGEADGRAVSRAAAWFEARRFAGIDKAMAETGSITASLARFGIDDYLRQSTVLSARHADAADLADLDLQPGAIVLVTVAVNVTPDGQPIQFSDSRFPAERVELRLSAL; this comes from the coding sequence ATGATCGGGCGACAGGAAGCCGACAGCATCGAGCGGCGCAGCGGCGTCTCGCTATGGCGGCAGATTGCCGATAGGATCCTGCAGGCGATCGCCACCGGCGATTTCGCCGAGAATGCCGCGCTGCCGCCAGAGGTGGTGCTGGCCGAGCGCTATGGCGTCAACCGCCACACGGTGCGCAGCGCCATATCGGCGCTTGTGCAGGAAGGCGTGCTGCGGGCGGAGCAGGGGCGCGGCACCTTCGTCTTGTCGCGCAAGCGGCTATCCTATCCGATCGGCGCGCGCACGCGGTTTTCGACAGGCCTGCAAGGGCAGACCTCGGAACGGCACATCGTGCTGCTTGCCTCATCGGTCGAGCCGGCCAGCCCGCGCGTCGCCGAGGGCCTCGGATTAACCAGGGGGACCGAGGTGATCAGGCTGGAGACACGCGGCGAAGCCGATGGACGGGCTGTGTCGCGCGCTGCCGCTTGGTTCGAGGCCAGGCGCTTTGCCGGCATCGACAAGGCGATGGCCGAGACCGGCTCGATCACCGCGTCGCTGGCCCGCTTCGGCATCGACGACTATCTCAGGCAATCGACCGTGCTGTCGGCGCGCCATGCCGATGCGGCCGATCTTGCCGACCTCGACCTGCAGCCAGGTGCCATCGTGCTGGTGACGGTGGCGGTCAACGTCACGCCGGACGGCCAGCCGATCCAGTTTTCCGACTCGCGCTTTCCGGCGGAGCGGGTGGAGCTGAGGCTGTCGGCGCTGTAG
- a CDS encoding phosphonate ABC transporter ATP-binding protein, translating to MSASSATLEIRGVSRRFGKNTAVSDVNISIPQGQMVGVIGRSGAGKSTLLRMINSLVDPSQGSIFFDGAEVSQLRGSPLRRWQRDCAMIFQQFNLVPRLDVLTNVLLGKLNHRSTLSNLLGIFSRAECAEAVAALERLDIARTALQPAGTLSGGQQQRVAIARALMQQPKVVLADEPIASLDPLNAKVVMDSLQDINLREGITVVTNLHTLDTARAYCNRIIGMAAGKVVFDGPPEELTREAVRLVYGADSNGAEISEAITSTSVAFKQKIAASAGPLEPAFPGY from the coding sequence ATGTCAGCAAGCTCTGCCACGCTCGAAATCCGCGGTGTCAGCCGACGATTTGGCAAGAACACCGCCGTCAGCGACGTCAACATCTCGATCCCGCAGGGTCAGATGGTCGGCGTCATTGGCCGTTCGGGCGCCGGCAAATCGACCCTTCTTCGCATGATCAACAGTCTTGTCGACCCCAGCCAGGGGTCGATTTTTTTTGACGGCGCCGAAGTTTCCCAGTTGCGAGGCTCGCCGCTGCGGCGCTGGCAGCGCGACTGCGCCATGATCTTCCAGCAGTTCAACCTGGTGCCGCGCCTCGACGTGCTGACCAACGTGCTGCTTGGCAAGCTGAACCACCGGTCGACCCTGTCCAACCTGCTCGGCATATTCTCGCGCGCCGAATGCGCCGAGGCCGTCGCCGCGCTCGAGCGGCTCGACATCGCCCGCACCGCACTTCAGCCCGCCGGCACCTTGTCCGGCGGACAGCAGCAGCGTGTCGCCATCGCCCGCGCCCTGATGCAGCAGCCCAAGGTGGTCCTCGCCGACGAGCCGATCGCCTCGCTCGACCCGCTCAACGCCAAGGTGGTGATGGATTCGCTGCAGGACATCAATCTGCGCGAAGGCATCACCGTGGTCACCAATCTGCATACGCTGGATACCGCGCGCGCCTATTGCAACCGCATCATCGGTATGGCCGCTGGCAAGGTCGTCTTCGACGGCCCGCCCGAAGAGCTCACTCGTGAGGCCGTTCGCCTCGTCTACGGCGCCGACAGCAATGGCGCAGAGATATCGGAGGCCATCACCTCCACAAGCGTTGCCTTCAAGCAAAAGATCGCTGCATCCGCCGGACCGCTCGAACCTGCATTCCCAGGTTACTGA
- a CDS encoding phosphonate C-P lyase system protein PhnG has protein sequence MLPMRGQEARDQAERKAAMATLAQSSGDDIVRLWNEAGLPSQAELLRGPETGLVTLRGRIGGGGAPFNVGEATVTRATVRLPSGQVGHCYALGRDKQKAKLAAIADALWQDPARRAEVETRLIAPLRSALATAQEKRRAETAATKVDFFTMVRGED, from the coding sequence ATGCTGCCGATGCGAGGACAGGAAGCCCGCGACCAGGCCGAACGCAAGGCCGCCATGGCGACGCTGGCGCAATCGAGCGGTGACGACATCGTCCGGCTCTGGAATGAGGCCGGCCTGCCTTCGCAGGCCGAACTGCTGCGCGGTCCCGAGACCGGGCTGGTGACGCTGCGCGGCCGCATCGGCGGCGGCGGCGCACCCTTCAATGTCGGCGAGGCGACCGTCACCCGCGCCACCGTCCGGCTGCCGTCGGGACAGGTCGGCCATTGCTACGCGCTTGGCCGCGACAAGCAGAAGGCGAAGCTGGCGGCAATAGCCGACGCGCTCTGGCAGGACCCAGCCCGCCGCGCCGAGGTGGAGACCAGGCTGATCGCGCCTTTGCGGTCGGCGCTCGCCACCGCCCAGGAAAAACGTCGCGCCGAGACGGCGGCAACGAAGGTGGATTTCTTCACCATGGTTCGCGGAGAAGACTGA
- a CDS encoding fosmidomycin resistance protein: MIEGLSHMTFIVRDLDRMTAILKGVFDAREVYASDAEQFSLSREKFFLIGDIWIAIMQGEALPERSYNHIAFKIDDADFDHYAERVGRLGLDMRPPRPRVEGEGRSIYFYDDDNHMFELHTGTLNERLARYARGLEAAE, from the coding sequence ATGATCGAAGGCCTGTCCCACATGACCTTCATCGTCAGGGATCTCGACCGGATGACTGCCATCCTCAAGGGCGTCTTCGACGCGCGCGAGGTCTATGCCAGCGATGCCGAGCAGTTCTCGCTGTCGCGCGAAAAATTCTTCCTGATCGGCGACATCTGGATCGCCATCATGCAAGGCGAGGCGCTGCCGGAGCGCAGCTACAACCACATCGCCTTCAAGATCGACGACGCCGATTTCGACCACTACGCCGAACGCGTCGGCAGGCTAGGCCTAGACATGCGCCCACCACGCCCACGTGTCGAGGGTGAAGGTCGCTCGATCTATTTCTACGATGACGACAACCACATGTTCGAACTGCACACCGGCACGCTCAATGAGCGGCTGGCGCGCTACGCCAGGGGATTGGAGGCCGCGGAATGA
- a CDS encoding carbon-phosphorus lyase complex subunit — protein MDIAAQSIEGGFADPVFNAQTVFRAVMDAMARPGSVQPLPALARPPAPLSGTAGAVALALCDNDTPLWLDPALHTSAAIGSWLGFHTGAPLANTPADAHFAFVATPAEMMALDGFSQGTQDYPDRSTTLILQVGDLTSGVPLLLEGPGIEASATIAPAQMPRHFIEQWKQNIQRFPRGVDIILATPEGIACLPRTTRIKTMEA, from the coding sequence ATGGATATCGCAGCGCAATCGATCGAGGGCGGCTTCGCCGATCCGGTCTTCAACGCCCAGACGGTGTTTCGCGCGGTGATGGACGCGATGGCGCGGCCGGGCAGCGTGCAGCCTTTGCCGGCCTTGGCCCGCCCACCCGCGCCGCTCTCGGGAACTGCTGGCGCCGTGGCATTGGCGCTGTGCGACAACGACACGCCGCTCTGGCTCGACCCCGCCTTGCACACCTCCGCCGCGATCGGCTCATGGCTTGGCTTCCACACCGGCGCGCCACTCGCCAACACGCCTGCCGACGCGCATTTCGCCTTTGTCGCCACGCCTGCCGAGATGATGGCGCTCGACGGCTTTTCGCAGGGAACGCAGGATTATCCCGATAGGTCGACCACCCTGATCCTGCAGGTCGGCGATCTGACCTCCGGCGTTCCGCTGTTGCTCGAAGGCCCAGGCATCGAAGCCAGCGCCACGATCGCCCCGGCGCAGATGCCGCGTCACTTCATCGAGCAGTGGAAGCAGAACATCCAGCGCTTTCCACGCGGCGTCGACATCATCCTCGCTACGCCGGAAGGCATAGCCTGCCTGCCGCGCACCACGCGCATCAAGACGATGGAGGCTTGA
- a CDS encoding ribose ABC transporter permease has translation MSTEAIPAEKPKRNYNALFGLTLLALLVLLWVILSLSTSSFASANNISNLLRQGSMIAILAVGQTFVIITGGIDLSVGAVVGFATVIAAMLINAGVPVFLAILLTLLVGVAIGLFHGFGIVKMGLPPFIITLATLTSLRGIGLLMTNGNSISINNDAFQEFSRNSFLGVPNLFWMVILVGIPAYIFLHHSRWGRYLFSVGSNAEASRLSGVNVQRTIYMAYTLSGLCAAFVGVLLASRIGIGNPTQAEGWELQAIASSVIGGTSLFGAVGSVHGPLLGAFILATINNGANLLNVNAFWQRIITGVLIIVIVYFDGLRRRGGK, from the coding sequence ATGAGCACCGAGGCGATTCCTGCCGAAAAACCCAAGCGCAATTACAACGCCCTGTTCGGGCTGACGCTGCTGGCGCTGCTGGTGCTGCTCTGGGTCATCCTGTCGCTGTCGACATCGAGCTTCGCCTCGGCCAACAACATCTCGAACCTTCTGCGTCAGGGTTCGATGATCGCCATCCTGGCGGTCGGCCAGACCTTCGTCATCATCACCGGCGGCATCGATCTGTCCGTCGGCGCGGTGGTCGGTTTTGCCACCGTCATCGCGGCGATGCTGATCAATGCCGGGGTGCCCGTCTTCCTCGCCATCCTCCTCACCTTGCTGGTCGGCGTTGCCATCGGCCTGTTTCACGGCTTCGGCATCGTCAAGATGGGCCTGCCGCCCTTCATCATCACGCTGGCGACGCTGACCTCGCTACGCGGCATCGGCCTTCTGATGACCAACGGCAACTCGATCTCGATCAACAACGATGCCTTCCAGGAGTTCTCGCGCAACTCCTTCCTCGGCGTGCCCAATCTGTTCTGGATGGTGATCCTGGTCGGCATTCCGGCCTATATCTTCCTGCATCACAGCCGTTGGGGCCGCTACCTCTTCTCGGTCGGCTCCAACGCCGAAGCCTCGCGCCTCTCGGGCGTCAATGTCCAGCGCACCATCTACATGGCCTACACGCTGTCGGGCCTGTGCGCGGCTTTTGTCGGCGTGCTTCTGGCTTCGCGCATCGGCATCGGCAACCCGACCCAGGCCGAGGGCTGGGAACTGCAGGCGATCGCGTCCTCGGTGATCGGCGGCACCTCGCTGTTCGGTGCGGTCGGCTCGGTGCACGGCCCGCTGCTCGGCGCCTTCATTCTGGCGACCATCAACAACGGCGCCAACCTGCTCAACGTCAACGCCTTCTGGCAGCGCATCATCACCGGCGTGCTGATCATCGTCATCGTCTACTTCGACGGCCTGCGCCGCCGCGGCGGCAAGTGA
- a CDS encoding phosphonate C-P lyase system protein PhnK translates to MTDEPLLRVSALSKFYGSRVGCDNVSFDLWPGEVLAVVGESGSGKTTLLNCLSTRLLPSSGTASYRMRDGQFRELYRMSEAERRFLMRTDWGFVHQNPADGLRMTVSAGANVGERLMAVGDRNYGKIRATAVDWLSRVEIEQDRIDDEPRAFSGGMRQRLQIARNLVTGPRLVFMDEPTGGLDVSVQARLLDLLRGLVTDLGLAAIVVTHDLAVARLLSQRMMVMKDGRVVESGLTDRVLDDPRAPYTQLLVCSILQV, encoded by the coding sequence ATGACCGACGAACCGCTGCTGCGCGTCTCGGCGCTCTCCAAATTCTACGGCTCGCGCGTCGGCTGCGACAACGTTTCCTTCGACCTGTGGCCGGGCGAAGTCCTGGCAGTGGTTGGCGAATCCGGTTCCGGCAAGACGACGCTGCTCAACTGCCTGTCGACGCGGCTCCTGCCGTCTTCCGGCACCGCCAGCTACCGCATGCGCGACGGCCAGTTCCGCGAGCTCTACCGCATGAGCGAGGCCGAGCGCCGCTTCCTGATGCGCACCGACTGGGGCTTTGTCCACCAGAACCCGGCCGACGGCCTGCGCATGACGGTGTCGGCCGGGGCCAATGTCGGCGAGCGGCTGATGGCGGTCGGCGACCGCAACTATGGCAAGATCCGCGCCACGGCCGTCGACTGGCTGTCGCGCGTCGAGATCGAGCAGGACCGCATCGACGACGAGCCGCGCGCCTTCTCCGGTGGCATGCGCCAGCGCCTGCAGATCGCCCGCAACCTCGTCACCGGTCCACGGCTGGTGTTCATGGACGAGCCGACCGGCGGCCTCGACGTCTCGGTGCAGGCGCGCCTGCTCGACCTGTTGCGCGGGCTGGTCACCGATCTCGGCCTCGCGGCCATCGTCGTCACACACGATCTCGCCGTGGCGCGCCTGCTGTCCCAGCGCATGATGGTGATGAAGGACGGCCGCGTCGTCGAAAGCGGCCTCACCGACCGCGTGCTCGACGACCCGCGCGCGCCCTACACGCAGCTTCTCGTTTGCTCGATTCTTCAGGTTTGA
- a CDS encoding L-iditol 2-dehydrogenase: MKAVVCRSPGDLVLEDRPAPGSPSAGWALVAVSHVGICGTDYHIFEGKHPFLAYPRIMGHEVSGTIVETGDGVDLAIGEPVVINPYLSCGKCIACRHGKPNCCVRIEVLGVHRDGAMCEHILVPAQNLYPANGLSLADAAAVEFLAIGAHAVRRSRADPGARALVIGAGPIGLGNAIFARIAGLDVTLLDMSSERLAFAENELGFSVLDGSRGAVPDLVREATSGEGFDVVFDATGNTQSVQSAFAHVAHGGTLVLVSVVKDDITFSDPEFHKREMTLVGSRNALKADFDHVAASIRNGAVPMAKLVTHRTTLAGTPSDLARWAHEKSGLIKAVIEVG, from the coding sequence ATGAAAGCCGTCGTTTGCCGCTCGCCCGGCGACCTTGTCCTGGAAGACCGCCCCGCACCCGGTTCGCCATCAGCCGGCTGGGCGCTGGTCGCGGTCAGCCATGTCGGCATCTGCGGCACCGACTACCACATTTTCGAGGGCAAGCACCCGTTTCTCGCCTACCCCCGCATCATGGGCCATGAAGTGTCGGGAACGATCGTCGAGACCGGTGACGGTGTCGATCTTGCCATTGGCGAACCGGTCGTCATCAACCCCTATCTCTCCTGCGGCAAATGCATCGCCTGTCGGCACGGCAAACCGAATTGCTGCGTCAGGATCGAGGTACTCGGCGTCCATCGCGACGGCGCCATGTGCGAACATATCCTTGTCCCGGCGCAAAATCTCTATCCGGCCAATGGCCTGTCGCTGGCCGACGCCGCCGCCGTCGAATTCCTGGCCATCGGCGCGCATGCCGTGCGGCGCTCGCGCGCCGATCCAGGCGCCCGTGCGCTGGTCATCGGCGCCGGCCCGATCGGGCTCGGCAACGCCATCTTCGCCCGCATTGCCGGCCTCGACGTGACGCTGCTCGACATGAGCAGTGAACGCCTTGCCTTCGCCGAAAACGAACTTGGTTTCAGTGTGCTCGACGGCTCGCGCGGAGCGGTGCCCGACCTGGTCAGGGAGGCGACATCAGGCGAAGGCTTCGACGTGGTCTTCGACGCCACCGGCAACACCCAGTCGGTGCAATCGGCCTTCGCCCATGTCGCGCATGGCGGGACGCTGGTGCTGGTCAGCGTCGTCAAGGACGACATTACCTTTTCCGACCCGGAATTCCACAAGCGTGAAATGACGCTGGTCGGCAGCCGCAATGCGCTCAAGGCCGATTTCGACCACGTCGCCGCCTCGATCCGCAACGGCGCCGTGCCCATGGCCAAGCTCGTCACCCACCGCACAACGCTGGCCGGCACGCCGAGCGATCTCGCGCGCTGGGCGCACGAAAAGTCCGGCCTGATCAAGGCTGTGATCGAGGTGGGGTAG
- a CDS encoding phosphonate ABC transporter, with the protein MFRKMVFSAVSVLAMATSMAHAADLKEFRVGILGGENETDRLRNYQCLADHLKTEFGFEKVSLFPAADYDGVIQGLLGGTLDFAELGASGYASVYLKDPKAVTPILTTKQTDGSTGYYSIGLALKTSGITDIKSAKGKKLGYADPDSTSGYLIPLTQIPKTTGASNETFFASTQFNGGHENNVLAVRDGKVDVAVDDSSGIGDFKNGYTSGTFHKEVAKGAVDPNDFVEVWRSGLIPNGPLVVRTALGDEMTAKLTAFFTDLPKKDKACFEGVEGGDFTGYVPVKPDFYSVIVEARKAAIGG; encoded by the coding sequence ATGTTCAGGAAGATGGTTTTCAGCGCCGTTTCGGTGCTCGCCATGGCGACCAGCATGGCCCACGCCGCCGATCTGAAGGAATTCCGCGTCGGCATCCTCGGCGGTGAAAACGAGACCGACCGGCTGCGCAACTACCAGTGCCTGGCCGATCATCTGAAGACCGAATTCGGCTTCGAGAAGGTCTCGCTGTTCCCCGCCGCCGATTATGACGGCGTCATCCAGGGCCTGCTCGGCGGCACGCTGGACTTCGCCGAACTCGGCGCCTCCGGCTATGCCAGCGTCTATCTCAAGGACCCCAAGGCGGTCACCCCGATCCTCACCACCAAGCAGACCGACGGCTCGACCGGCTATTATTCGATCGGCCTGGCTCTGAAGACCTCGGGCATCACCGACATCAAGTCGGCCAAGGGCAAGAAGCTCGGCTACGCCGATCCGGATTCGACCTCCGGCTACCTGATCCCGCTGACCCAGATTCCGAAGACCACCGGCGCCTCGAACGAGACCTTCTTCGCTTCGACCCAGTTCAACGGCGGTCATGAGAACAACGTCCTGGCCGTGCGTGACGGCAAGGTTGACGTCGCGGTCGACGATTCCTCCGGCATCGGCGACTTCAAAAACGGCTACACTTCGGGTACCTTCCACAAGGAAGTCGCCAAGGGCGCCGTCGACCCGAACGACTTCGTCGAAGTCTGGCGTTCGGGCCTGATCCCGAACGGCCCGCTGGTCGTGCGCACCGCGCTCGGCGACGAGATGACCGCCAAGCTCACCGCTTTCTTCACCGACCTGCCGAAGAAGGACAAGGCCTGCTTCGAAGGCGTCGAAGGCGGCGATTTCACTGGCTACGTCCCGGTGAAGCCGGACTTCTACAGCGTCATCGTCGAAGCCCGTAAGGCAGCCATCGGCGGCTAA
- a CDS encoding phosphonate metabolism PhnJ, whose amino-acid sequence MTDITTYNFAYLDEQTKRMIRRAILKGIAIPGYQVPFASREMPMPYGWGTGGVQVTASIIGPDDVLKVIDQGADDTTNAVSIRAFFKKVANVAVTTDTASATIIQTRHRIPEHPLTAGQVLVYQVPIPEPLRFLEPRETETRKMHALEEYGLMHVKLYEDIAKHGRIATTYAYPVKVEGRYVMDPSPTPKFDNPKMHRSPALQLFGAGREKRIYAVPPFTDVVSLDFEDHPFEVQTFDQPCALCAAENVYLDEVILDDHGGHMFVCSDTDHCEKRRADGHRGHLAPENHSAPENMEPAQ is encoded by the coding sequence ATGACCGACATCACCACCTACAACTTTGCTTATCTCGACGAACAGACCAAGCGGATGATCCGCCGGGCGATCCTCAAGGGCATCGCCATCCCCGGCTATCAGGTGCCGTTCGCCTCGCGCGAAATGCCGATGCCTTATGGCTGGGGCACTGGCGGCGTCCAGGTCACCGCCTCGATCATCGGCCCCGACGATGTGCTGAAGGTCATCGACCAGGGCGCCGACGACACCACCAACGCGGTCTCCATCCGCGCCTTCTTCAAGAAGGTCGCCAACGTCGCTGTCACCACCGACACCGCCAGCGCCACCATCATCCAGACCCGCCACCGCATCCCCGAACATCCGCTCACTGCGGGCCAGGTGCTGGTCTACCAGGTGCCGATCCCCGAGCCGCTGCGCTTCCTCGAACCGCGCGAGACCGAGACGCGCAAGATGCATGCGCTGGAAGAGTACGGTCTCATGCATGTCAAGCTCTACGAGGACATCGCCAAGCACGGCCGCATCGCCACCACCTATGCCTATCCGGTCAAGGTCGAGGGCCGCTATGTGATGGACCCCTCGCCGACGCCGAAATTCGACAATCCCAAGATGCACCGCTCGCCCGCGCTACAGCTGTTCGGCGCCGGCCGCGAAAAACGTATCTACGCGGTGCCGCCCTTCACCGATGTCGTCAGCCTCGACTTCGAGGACCATCCGTTCGAGGTGCAGACCTTCGACCAGCCGTGTGCACTGTGCGCGGCCGAGAATGTCTATCTCGACGAGGTCATTCTCGACGACCATGGCGGCCACATGTTCGTCTGCTCCGACACCGACCACTGCGAGAAGCGGCGGGCAGATGGCCATCGCGGCCATCTTGCCCCCGAAAATCATTCTGCCCCAGAAAACATGGAGCCGGCACAATGA
- a CDS encoding phosphonate metabolism protein has protein sequence MTRKLSETPLVHPTAEVHNSTLGRWTEIADRSRVSESELGDYSYMMQDCAVWCATIGKFANIAASVRLNATNHPTWRPTLHHFTYRASDYWDDAEHESEFFAQRRAKRVTIGHDTWLGHGSTVLPGVTVGDGAAVGAGAVVSKDVAPYTIVAGVPAKPIRERFDRRTAERYQALAWWDWDHARLRASLDDFRELSAEAFLEKYEG, from the coding sequence ATGACCAGGAAACTGTCGGAAACGCCGTTGGTCCACCCGACGGCGGAGGTGCACAATTCGACCCTTGGCCGCTGGACGGAGATCGCCGACCGCAGCCGAGTTTCGGAATCTGAACTCGGCGACTATTCCTACATGATGCAGGATTGCGCCGTCTGGTGCGCGACGATCGGCAAGTTTGCCAACATCGCGGCAAGCGTGCGCCTCAATGCCACCAATCACCCGACCTGGCGGCCGACGCTGCACCACTTCACTTACCGCGCCTCGGACTATTGGGACGACGCCGAGCACGAGAGCGAATTCTTCGCCCAGCGCCGCGCCAAGCGCGTCACCATCGGTCACGACACCTGGCTCGGCCACGGCTCGACCGTCCTGCCCGGCGTCACCGTCGGCGATGGCGCGGCAGTCGGCGCCGGCGCGGTTGTGTCGAAGGATGTCGCGCCCTACACCATCGTCGCCGGCGTGCCTGCCAAGCCGATCCGCGAGCGCTTCGACCGCCGCACCGCCGAACGCTACCAGGCCCTTGCCTGGTGGGACTGGGACCACGCCAGGCTGCGTGCTTCGCTCGATGATTTTCGCGAGCTTTCGGCCGAGGCATTCCTGGAGAAATACGAGGGATAG
- a CDS encoding phosphonate transport, HisP-like nucleotide binding protein phnL, producing MPTPLVVSDVAKSFTMHLRDGIKLPVVAGVSFSIKAGECTVLGGPSGAGKSSILKMLYGNYAVDEGQIIVRHEDGLIDLAHASPRTVLAVRRQTIGYVSQFLRTVPRVSALDVVAEPLVERGEERETARGKARALLAQLNLPEKLWALPPATFSGGEQQRVNIARGFITEHPILLLDEPTASLDATNRDVVIQLIAAKKAAGVALLGIFHDHDVREAVADRIIDVTAFAPGKLAA from the coding sequence ATGCCGACGCCCCTCGTTGTTTCCGACGTCGCCAAGAGCTTCACCATGCATCTGCGCGACGGCATCAAGCTGCCGGTCGTCGCCGGTGTCTCGTTCTCGATCAAGGCGGGCGAATGCACCGTGCTCGGCGGCCCGTCCGGCGCCGGCAAGAGCTCGATCCTGAAAATGCTCTACGGCAACTATGCTGTCGACGAGGGCCAGATCATCGTCAGGCACGAGGATGGACTGATCGATCTCGCCCATGCCAGCCCGCGTACCGTGCTTGCCGTTCGCCGGCAAACGATCGGCTATGTCAGCCAGTTCCTGCGCACCGTGCCGCGCGTCTCGGCGCTCGACGTCGTCGCCGAACCGCTGGTCGAGCGCGGCGAGGAGCGCGAGACCGCCAGAGGCAAGGCACGCGCCCTGCTTGCGCAGCTTAACCTGCCGGAAAAACTCTGGGCTCTGCCGCCAGCAACCTTCTCCGGTGGTGAGCAGCAGCGCGTCAACATCGCGCGCGGCTTCATCACCGAGCACCCGATCCTGCTGCTCGACGAGCCGACCGCCTCGCTCGACGCCACCAACCGCGACGTGGTGATCCAACTCATCGCTGCCAAGAAGGCGGCGGGCGTTGCCCTGCTCGGCATCTTCCACGACCATGACGTGCGCGAGGCGGTGGCCGACCGCATCATCGACGTCACCGCCTTCGCTCCGGGAAAACTCGCGGCATGA
- a CDS encoding phosphonate metabolism: MYVAVKGGEAAIANAHSLLADRRRGDRSVPALRLDQIVEQLALGVDRVMSEGSLYDRELAALAIVQARGDMIEAIFLVRAYRTTLPRFGYTKPIDTGAMLVERRVSATYKDLPGGQLLGPTFDYTHRLLDPELAAGADVAEPLQRETEAQAMPRVSAILAREGLIEPDGEMPGDHVPGDITREPLEFPMARDIRLQALSRGDEGFLLALGYSTQRGYARNHPFVGEIRIGEVELELDVPELPFAAPLGKVRVTECQMVNQFKGSAKAPPQFTRGYGLVFGQSERKAMAMALCDRALRASELGEDIVAAAQDEEFVISHSDNVQATGFVEHLKLPHYVDFQAELDLVRRMRAEYEARENPTRVEEKREGAE, translated from the coding sequence ATGTATGTCGCGGTAAAAGGCGGCGAAGCCGCAATCGCCAACGCCCACAGCCTGCTTGCCGACCGCCGGCGCGGCGACCGTTCGGTGCCGGCGCTGCGCCTCGACCAGATCGTCGAGCAGCTGGCGCTCGGCGTCGACCGGGTGATGAGCGAAGGCTCGCTCTACGACCGGGAACTCGCGGCACTCGCCATCGTCCAGGCGCGCGGCGACATGATCGAGGCGATCTTCCTGGTGCGCGCCTATCGCACCACGCTGCCGCGCTTCGGCTACACCAAGCCGATCGACACCGGCGCCATGCTGGTCGAACGGCGCGTCTCGGCGACCTACAAGGACCTGCCCGGCGGCCAGCTTCTCGGGCCGACCTTCGACTACACGCACCGGCTGCTCGATCCCGAACTTGCCGCCGGCGCCGATGTCGCCGAACCCTTGCAGCGCGAGACGGAGGCCCAGGCCATGCCGCGCGTCTCGGCGATCCTCGCCCGCGAGGGCCTGATCGAACCGGATGGCGAGATGCCTGGGGATCATGTGCCCGGCGACATCACCCGCGAGCCGCTGGAATTCCCGATGGCGCGCGACATCCGCTTGCAGGCGCTGTCGCGCGGCGACGAGGGTTTTCTGCTGGCGCTCGGCTATTCCACCCAGCGCGGCTATGCCCGCAACCACCCCTTCGTCGGCGAAATCCGCATCGGCGAGGTCGAGCTGGAACTCGACGTCCCCGAACTGCCCTTCGCCGCGCCACTCGGCAAGGTCCGCGTCACCGAATGCCAGATGGTCAACCAGTTCAAGGGTTCGGCCAAGGCGCCGCCGCAATTCACCCGCGGCTACGGCCTAGTCTTCGGCCAGAGCGAGCGCAAGGCGATGGCCATGGCGCTGTGCGACCGCGCCCTGCGCGCCTCCGAGCTCGGCGAGGACATTGTCGCCGCCGCCCAGGACGAAGAGTTCGTCATCTCGCATTCCGACAATGTCCAGGCGACCGGCTTCGTCGAGCACCTGAAGCTTCCGCACTATGTGGACTTCCAGGCCGAACTCGACCTAGTGCGGCGCATGCGCGCCGAATACGAGGCACGCGAAAACCCCACCAGGGTGGAAGAAAAGCGGGAGGGCGCGGAATGA